One genomic window of Paraburkholderia phytofirmans PsJN includes the following:
- a CDS encoding LysR family transcriptional regulator yields the protein MHSVALRYFLAVANTGSLSEASERLHVTISAISRQIAKLEDEVGYPLFERQPRGMALSKAGELLAAHVRRTLLEGEQVLDEIKALASFDRSTIRIASSEAFARDMLPHVVARFLEKSPGTRFELTVTAPQDVTLRVRNGDADIGLTFSVARDPEIRVEYARSAPIYALMQRTHELAARSSVSPADLQPFPIALLDRSTTIRQMFDVTSSLEGLLFDPVLTCNNSSTLCVFTQMSGAVSLTSRFTVRARLEQDGLVAIPIDHPGMTLRSVQIQTLSGRMLSAVLKEFVLQLIAQLQNES from the coding sequence ATGCACAGCGTCGCTCTTCGTTACTTTCTGGCGGTTGCAAACACCGGCTCGCTAAGCGAAGCGTCTGAGCGATTGCATGTGACGATCTCGGCGATCAGCCGGCAGATCGCAAAGCTGGAAGACGAAGTGGGCTATCCGCTATTCGAGCGGCAACCGCGCGGCATGGCGCTCTCCAAGGCCGGCGAACTTCTGGCCGCTCATGTGCGCAGAACCCTGCTTGAGGGTGAGCAGGTGCTCGATGAGATCAAGGCGCTTGCCTCGTTCGATCGAAGCACGATTCGTATCGCCTCATCGGAGGCATTTGCGCGGGACATGCTGCCGCACGTCGTCGCCCGCTTTCTGGAGAAATCGCCGGGTACGCGCTTCGAGCTGACGGTGACTGCGCCTCAGGACGTAACACTGCGCGTGCGCAACGGCGATGCGGACATCGGCCTGACCTTTAGTGTCGCGCGAGACCCGGAGATTCGCGTCGAATACGCGCGCAGCGCGCCGATCTATGCGTTGATGCAGCGTACCCATGAGCTGGCTGCTCGCAGCAGCGTGTCGCCGGCCGATCTGCAGCCCTTTCCGATTGCGCTACTCGATCGGAGCACGACGATCCGGCAAATGTTCGACGTGACATCCAGTCTTGAAGGCCTGCTGTTCGACCCAGTGTTAACCTGTAATAACTCAAGCACGTTGTGCGTTTTTACGCAGATGTCGGGCGCTGTCTCACTGACGAGCCGGTTTACGGTGCGGGCGCGGCTGGAGCAGGACGGTCTCGTGGCGATTCCGATTGACCATCCCGGTATGACACTGCGCAGCGTACAGATTCAGACATTGTCTGGGCGCATGCTGTCGGCCGTATTGAAAGAGTTCGTTCTGCAGTTGATCGCGCAACTGCAGAACGAATCGTGA
- a CDS encoding LysR family transcriptional regulator: protein MDKLSAMQTFVRVVESRSFSAVADELHATQSAISKQVAALERSLGANLLVRTTRSLALTEEGERYFVQARRLVAEIAEAESALKTGEEQLRGWIRVAAPVGFGRLKLMPLVKSFMAAHPDVRVDLRLHDSFIDLVDQGIDVTVRIGALDDSRLVARRVGTSQRMLLAHSDYVRALSPGSHAPVDPEDLLAHECIVYTEMSNSNSWTFTAGAGASATRGTLRSVRVAGHIQTNSSEVLRLAVVTGMGIGYAPTWLFENELASGEVVRLMPYWESPQSPIHLVSPPERKHAAKVRAFVEHVSTALA from the coding sequence ATGGACAAGCTCTCAGCAATGCAAACCTTCGTAAGGGTGGTCGAGTCGAGGAGCTTTTCGGCGGTGGCGGACGAGCTGCACGCCACCCAGAGCGCCATCAGCAAGCAGGTGGCGGCGCTAGAAAGGTCGCTCGGCGCCAACCTATTGGTTAGAACAACGCGTTCGCTCGCTCTGACCGAAGAGGGGGAGCGCTATTTCGTGCAGGCGCGCAGGCTGGTGGCGGAAATTGCCGAGGCGGAATCGGCCCTCAAGACCGGTGAGGAGCAATTGCGCGGCTGGATCCGAGTGGCCGCCCCGGTGGGCTTTGGTCGTTTGAAGCTGATGCCATTGGTGAAGTCGTTTATGGCTGCCCACCCCGATGTCAGAGTCGACCTGCGGCTGCACGACAGCTTTATCGACCTGGTGGACCAGGGAATTGATGTCACGGTCCGTATCGGTGCGCTGGACGACAGCAGGTTAGTTGCGCGGCGCGTTGGCACCTCTCAGCGCATGCTGTTGGCGCACAGCGATTACGTGCGTGCGCTTTCGCCAGGGAGTCACGCCCCCGTCGATCCGGAAGACCTGCTCGCGCACGAATGCATTGTCTATACAGAGATGTCCAACAGCAATTCGTGGACATTTACGGCCGGGGCTGGTGCGTCGGCCACGCGGGGAACCCTTCGCAGTGTTCGTGTTGCGGGGCATATCCAGACCAACAGCAGCGAGGTGCTACGGCTCGCGGTAGTGACAGGAATGGGTATTGGCTACGCGCCCACCTGGCTATTTGAAAATGAGTTGGCAAGCGGGGAAGTTGTACGGCTGATGCCATACTGGGAGTCGCCCCAATCGCCTATTCATCTCGTGAGCCCGCCCGAGCGCAAGCACGCGGCAAAGGTCAGGGCCTTTGTCGAACACGTGTCAACGGCGTTGGCTTGA
- a CDS encoding M20 family metallopeptidase — protein MTRDKAIDNAISYFDSGDFLRDLQRRVRMETESQEASRKPLLQDYLSLELSPSVERLGFETRIVANPLEGGGPFLLAARNEDPALPTVLIYGHGDVVRGYEGQWKNQMRPWDITIDADRWYGRGTADNKGQHTINLAALEQVMTAKNQRLGFNTKLLIEMGEEVGSPGLQAICEQHKEMLAADLLIASDGPRANAGTPCVFLGSRGLINFTLSANLRDGAHHSGNWGGLLRNPGTVLANAIASIVDARGRILVEQLRPQGIPDTVRHALKDIAVDGGPHDPAIDPDWGEPSLTAQERVYGWNALEVLAFTTGNPANPVGAIPPTARAHCQLRYVVGTDVDNIAAFLRSHLDQLGFSMVEVEICEQMGATRLPPDDPWVEWALDSLRQTAGKKPDLLPNLGGSIPNNVFMDILGMPTIWIPHSYGACSQHAPNEHLLASVAREALQIMAGLFWDLGETGATVRSRRRRQDVTDEMA, from the coding sequence ATGACACGCGATAAAGCGATCGACAACGCCATTTCATATTTCGATTCAGGTGATTTTCTACGCGACCTGCAGCGCAGGGTCCGCATGGAAACCGAGAGTCAGGAAGCCTCCCGTAAACCGCTGCTCCAGGACTATCTGAGCCTCGAACTGAGCCCTTCGGTCGAACGACTCGGCTTCGAAACGCGCATTGTGGCGAACCCGCTCGAGGGTGGCGGGCCGTTCCTGCTCGCAGCTCGTAACGAAGATCCCGCCCTGCCCACCGTCCTTATCTATGGGCACGGCGACGTAGTGCGCGGATACGAAGGTCAGTGGAAGAACCAGATGCGCCCGTGGGACATCACCATAGACGCAGACCGCTGGTACGGCCGAGGCACGGCGGACAACAAGGGCCAACATACGATCAATCTGGCCGCGCTCGAACAGGTCATGACCGCCAAAAACCAGCGCCTCGGTTTCAACACGAAGCTGCTAATCGAAATGGGTGAAGAGGTGGGGTCCCCCGGACTTCAGGCGATTTGCGAACAGCACAAGGAAATGCTTGCTGCCGATCTTTTGATTGCTTCCGACGGCCCTCGCGCCAACGCCGGCACGCCTTGCGTTTTTCTCGGCTCGCGTGGCCTCATCAATTTCACCCTTTCGGCCAACCTGCGCGACGGCGCCCACCACTCCGGCAATTGGGGCGGCCTGCTGCGCAACCCCGGCACGGTGCTCGCCAACGCAATTGCGTCCATCGTCGACGCGCGTGGCCGGATTCTGGTCGAGCAGTTGCGCCCCCAAGGCATTCCAGACACGGTACGTCATGCGCTAAAAGATATCGCCGTAGACGGTGGACCCCATGATCCGGCCATCGACCCTGACTGGGGCGAACCGTCCCTGACCGCCCAGGAGCGCGTCTACGGCTGGAACGCGCTGGAGGTGCTGGCGTTCACGACGGGAAACCCGGCCAATCCGGTCGGCGCCATTCCTCCGACCGCACGCGCGCATTGCCAGCTCAGATATGTGGTGGGCACCGACGTCGACAACATCGCCGCGTTCCTGCGAAGCCACCTCGACCAGCTTGGTTTCAGCATGGTTGAGGTCGAGATCTGCGAACAGATGGGCGCGACACGCCTGCCGCCGGATGATCCGTGGGTCGAATGGGCACTTGACTCGCTTCGGCAAACAGCTGGAAAGAAACCGGACCTGCTGCCGAATCTCGGTGGCTCGATACCCAATAACGTCTTTATGGACATTCTGGGCATGCCGACGATCTGGATTCCCCATTCGTATGGCGCCTGCTCCCAGCACGCGCCGAATGAGCATCTGCTCGCAAGCGTGGCGCGCGAAGCGCTGCAGATCATGGCCGGCCTCTTCTGGGATCTCGGTGAAACCGGCGCGACGGTTCGAAGTCGACGCCGACGGCAGGACGTCACCGACGAAATGGCCTGA
- a CDS encoding MFS transporter codes for MHTAATVTDTVSIETRRSSFYWIIMAASIGNALEWFDILIYGFFATIIAKTFFPASNSTVSLLITLGTFGISYLVRPVGALVLGSYADRRGRKASMMVSIVMMMLGTAVIALMPGYATIGVAAPIAVVCARMIQGFSAGGEFGSTTAFMVEQAPERKGFIASFQFASQGLSYLLAAGFGVLLTNTLDTAALESWGWRLPFFFGILIGPVGLYLRKHVHEGQIFQEAKSGEHPVSTVFARQKGRMLLAIGTLVLSTGTSYVILYIPTYAVRQLHLPESFGFMATMLTGAILTFVTPFVGHLSDRVGRVRMMAWAGIVFTLTIYPVFKVIGEHAGLGALMAMMAWVGLLKAVYFGALPALMAETFPVETRATGMAISYNIGVTIFGGFAPLIVASLIQATGSKLAPAFYLMLLGVISLVALWRCRTTLNLR; via the coding sequence ATGCACACCGCCGCGACTGTGACTGATACCGTTTCAATTGAAACCAGGCGTTCCAGCTTTTACTGGATCATCATGGCCGCCTCGATCGGAAATGCACTTGAATGGTTTGATATCCTGATCTATGGTTTTTTCGCCACCATCATCGCCAAGACATTCTTCCCAGCCTCAAACTCCACAGTGTCGCTCCTGATAACGCTTGGCACATTTGGTATTTCATACCTCGTCAGGCCGGTCGGCGCGCTCGTGCTCGGCTCCTACGCGGACCGGCGCGGCCGCAAGGCATCCATGATGGTGTCGATCGTCATGATGATGTTAGGCACCGCCGTGATAGCCCTGATGCCGGGCTACGCGACAATAGGCGTCGCGGCGCCGATCGCGGTCGTGTGCGCGCGCATGATCCAGGGGTTTTCCGCGGGAGGCGAATTCGGCAGCACAACTGCCTTTATGGTCGAACAGGCACCGGAGCGAAAAGGCTTTATTGCCAGCTTCCAGTTTGCAAGCCAAGGCCTGAGTTACCTGCTCGCAGCAGGGTTCGGGGTCTTACTGACGAATACGCTCGATACGGCTGCGCTTGAATCCTGGGGTTGGCGCTTGCCGTTTTTCTTCGGCATCCTGATCGGACCCGTAGGCCTTTATTTGCGCAAGCACGTCCACGAAGGACAAATTTTCCAGGAAGCCAAGTCGGGAGAGCATCCGGTCAGCACGGTGTTTGCGCGTCAGAAAGGCCGCATGCTCCTCGCCATTGGCACGCTGGTTCTGTCGACCGGAACCAGTTACGTCATCCTTTACATTCCAACCTACGCGGTCCGCCAGCTTCATCTTCCCGAGAGTTTCGGTTTCATGGCGACGATGCTCACAGGTGCCATTCTCACGTTCGTCACGCCGTTTGTGGGCCACCTCTCCGACCGGGTCGGACGGGTGCGCATGATGGCTTGGGCCGGCATCGTCTTCACGTTGACCATCTACCCAGTTTTTAAGGTTATCGGCGAGCATGCCGGCCTCGGCGCACTAATGGCGATGATGGCGTGGGTCGGATTGCTTAAAGCGGTCTATTTCGGGGCCTTGCCCGCTTTGATGGCGGAGACGTTCCCGGTCGAAACACGGGCGACCGGCATGGCGATCAGCTACAACATTGGCGTGACTATTTTCGGCGGCTTCGCACCGTTGATTGTGGCGTCGCTGATTCAGGCGACCGGCAGCAAGCTGGCCCCGGCCTTTTATCTGATGCTGCTCGGCGTTATCAGCCTTGTTGCCTTGTGGCGATGCCGCACGACGCTAAATCTGCGCTGA
- a CDS encoding carboxymuconolactone decarboxylase family protein, with protein MTTINVPTRQEVSSVNQAIFDNLERRFGVVPNLFATMAHSGSALASYMALQSAKSTISGKAREVVNLVVSQVNECEYCLAAHTMVGKMSGFSDEQIIEIRRGRASFDSKLDALARLARGIAQSRGHVDPAVVEAFFAASWTKENLVDTIVAIGDKTITNYLHSTTQIPVDFPAAPALD; from the coding sequence GTGACCACCATCAACGTTCCCACCCGGCAAGAAGTGAGCTCAGTCAACCAGGCGATCTTTGACAATCTCGAAAGACGCTTTGGTGTGGTGCCTAACCTCTTCGCCACCATGGCGCATTCGGGAAGCGCCCTGGCCAGCTACATGGCATTGCAAAGCGCCAAGAGCACGATTTCCGGCAAAGCACGCGAAGTGGTCAACCTCGTTGTGAGTCAAGTGAACGAGTGCGAGTACTGCCTCGCGGCTCACACCATGGTGGGCAAAATGAGCGGGTTCTCCGACGAGCAAATCATCGAAATTCGCCGCGGCCGTGCCAGCTTCGACAGTAAGCTCGATGCCCTCGCCCGTCTGGCCCGGGGCATCGCCCAAAGCCGTGGCCATGTCGATCCGGCCGTGGTGGAGGCGTTTTTCGCTGCGAGCTGGACCAAGGAAAATCTGGTGGACACCATTGTCGCCATTGGCGACAAGACTATTACGAATTACCTGCATTCCACCACCCAGATTCCGGTGGATTTTCCTGCAGCCCCGGCATTGGACTGA
- the bufB gene encoding MNIO family bufferin maturase — MNDTSRTTAVCEPGCSNGVTRRAQAPVGTSFKHEHLSSILADGLKDGFFEVHAENYMGAGGPPHRALAAIREAYPISLHGVCMSIGGPGALDLTHLSRFRDLVTRYEPVLVSEHLAWSSHGGTFFNDLLPLPYTKATLEHVCEHISQVQDAIKRPLLLENPSTYVAFASSTLSETEFIRAVVQHTGCGLLLDLNNVFVSATNHGFSAEAYLEGLPLEQVGEIHLAGHSEQRDDENELLLIDSHDCAISDPVWHLYRDLVARIGPTPTLIEWDSKLPAWPVLRAQALSARHITAEEDVSLAEEVSHAG, encoded by the coding sequence ATGAACGATACCTCAAGGACAACGGCGGTTTGCGAGCCTGGCTGTTCGAATGGCGTGACGCGTCGCGCTCAGGCGCCTGTCGGAACCAGTTTCAAACATGAACACCTGAGCTCGATTCTCGCGGATGGCCTGAAGGATGGCTTCTTCGAAGTTCACGCCGAGAACTATATGGGCGCCGGTGGTCCGCCCCACCGGGCACTTGCGGCGATTCGCGAGGCCTATCCGATCTCCCTTCACGGCGTGTGCATGTCGATCGGCGGACCTGGGGCGCTGGACCTCACGCACCTCTCGCGCTTTCGCGATCTGGTGACGCGCTACGAACCCGTGCTGGTGTCTGAGCACCTCGCGTGGTCGTCGCACGGCGGCACATTCTTCAATGATCTCCTGCCGTTGCCGTACACGAAAGCAACGCTTGAGCACGTGTGCGAACACATCAGCCAGGTCCAGGACGCGATCAAACGTCCCCTCCTTCTTGAGAACCCGTCGACCTATGTCGCGTTCGCGTCCTCGACATTGAGCGAAACCGAATTTATCCGCGCAGTCGTTCAACACACCGGTTGCGGCCTGTTGCTGGACCTTAATAACGTGTTCGTTTCCGCGACCAATCACGGCTTTTCCGCCGAGGCGTATCTTGAAGGATTACCGCTTGAACAGGTGGGCGAAATACACCTGGCCGGACATAGCGAGCAGCGCGACGACGAAAACGAACTGCTGCTCATTGATAGCCACGATTGCGCCATCTCCGATCCCGTCTGGCATCTCTATCGGGATCTCGTTGCGCGAATCGGGCCAACGCCCACGCTGATCGAATGGGATAGCAAGCTTCCCGCATGGCCGGTGCTGCGGGCTCAGGCACTTTCCGCGCGGCACATCACGGCTGAAGAAGACGTGTCACTCGCCGAGGAGGTCAGCCATGCAGGCTGA
- a CDS encoding alkyl hydroperoxide reductase subunit F family protein, with the protein MLSISLRSQLQTYLQNIRRPVELIVSQGGGQTSHEMRTMLNEIASLTDLVTVIEEPRGNERKPSFSIRQVGEKAGIQFAATPSGPEFSSLVLAILQVGGHPVIADHTTIEQIRTLERDYYFETYISLSCASCVDVVQALNMMTVINPRVHNITIDGGIFQSEVSARDISVVPTIYMNGEIFGEGRSSFAELGAKLVDIEMSLRAALRAAGRP; encoded by the coding sequence ATGTTAAGCATCAGTCTCAGATCACAGCTGCAGACATATCTGCAAAACATCCGCAGACCAGTCGAACTGATCGTGTCGCAGGGCGGTGGTCAAACGTCGCACGAGATGCGGACGATGTTGAACGAAATCGCGTCGTTGACAGATCTGGTGACGGTAATCGAGGAGCCGCGTGGCAACGAACGTAAGCCATCGTTTTCAATCAGGCAGGTCGGAGAAAAAGCTGGCATTCAGTTTGCCGCCACTCCTTCAGGACCTGAATTTTCGTCTCTTGTCCTCGCAATACTTCAGGTGGGAGGACACCCCGTAATAGCCGACCATACGACCATTGAACAAATCCGAACGCTAGAACGTGACTATTATTTCGAGACCTATATTTCGCTCTCTTGCGCAAGCTGTGTGGACGTCGTGCAAGCCCTGAACATGATGACGGTGATCAATCCACGGGTTCACAACATTACGATCGACGGAGGAATTTTTCAAAGCGAGGTGTCGGCGCGTGATATTAGCGTTGTGCCGACGATCTACATGAACGGCGAGATATTCGGCGAGGGGCGCAGCAGCTTTGCGGAGCTAGGCGCGAAACTTGTCGACATAGAAATGAGTCTGAGAGCGGCACTGCGCGCGGCGGGCAGGCCGTAG
- a CDS encoding alkene reductase, whose protein sequence is MSSLYDPLTMGKLQLKNRVFMAPLTRNRARPDGVPGSMAAVYYSQRASAGLIVTEATQISPMGKGYVNTPGIHTDEQVAEWKKIVAAVHQAGGRIFLQLWHVGRISHSSLLPGNVAPLAPSAIRAKSQTVTASGFVDVSTPRAMTATDILQTIGDFRKAAANAHLAGFDGVEIHAANGYLIDQFLQSKSNARTDDYGGTTAKRVRFLREVVEAVLDVWEPTRVGVRISPGGTFNDMDDEDPEQTFSQVVDMLNGFRLGYLHVVEAAPEETPAREQLTTLFKYLRGAWKGIYIVNGGYDAARGELAVSSGDADAVAYGRLFLANPDLPKRLSHRGPLNAPDPKTFYGGTAAGYIDYPDWSAHV, encoded by the coding sequence ATGAGCTCCCTTTACGACCCGCTCACCATGGGCAAGCTTCAACTCAAGAACCGCGTCTTCATGGCGCCACTGACCCGCAACCGTGCCCGGCCAGACGGAGTGCCGGGAAGCATGGCGGCCGTCTACTATAGCCAGCGTGCGTCGGCAGGATTGATCGTGACGGAGGCCACCCAGATCTCGCCCATGGGCAAGGGCTATGTGAACACGCCTGGCATACACACCGACGAACAGGTCGCGGAGTGGAAGAAGATCGTCGCGGCCGTACACCAGGCTGGCGGGCGAATCTTTCTTCAGCTCTGGCATGTGGGTCGCATCTCTCACAGCAGCCTGTTGCCAGGCAATGTCGCGCCATTGGCCCCATCGGCCATCAGGGCCAAGAGCCAGACAGTCACCGCATCGGGTTTCGTCGACGTATCCACGCCTCGTGCGATGACAGCCACCGACATCCTCCAGACCATCGGAGATTTCCGCAAGGCGGCGGCCAATGCCCATCTGGCAGGCTTCGATGGGGTAGAGATTCATGCCGCCAATGGCTACCTGATCGATCAGTTCCTCCAGTCCAAATCGAATGCTCGTACGGACGATTACGGCGGTACGACTGCGAAACGCGTCCGCTTCCTCCGCGAGGTCGTCGAGGCGGTGCTCGATGTATGGGAGCCGACGCGGGTAGGTGTCCGCATCTCGCCAGGCGGCACCTTTAACGATATGGACGATGAGGATCCCGAACAAACATTCTCCCAGGTCGTCGATATGCTCAACGGTTTTCGTCTGGGCTATCTCCACGTCGTGGAAGCCGCGCCAGAGGAGACGCCTGCGCGCGAGCAGTTGACCACCCTGTTCAAGTATCTACGGGGTGCATGGAAGGGAATTTACATCGTCAACGGTGGCTACGATGCCGCACGGGGTGAGCTCGCCGTCTCCAGCGGTGATGCCGACGCTGTGGCTTACGGCCGACTGTTCCTCGCGAATCCGGATCTGCCAAAACGCCTGAGCCATCGGGGGCCGCTCAATGCCCCCGATCCCAAGACCTTCTACGGTGGCACCGCAGCCGGTTATATAGATTATCCAGATTGGTCTGCGCATGTCTGA
- a CDS encoding BufA1 family periplasmic bufferin-type metallophore: MSTKATVSATLLAGVVASLLASVAHAAPLTKAEEGAAIAAHKEKCYGVALKGQNDCAAGPGTTCQGTSAMDFQGNSWKFVQGGTCTSIEVPGGGHGSLTPLKS; encoded by the coding sequence ATGTCCACAAAAGCCACTGTTAGCGCCACCCTGCTCGCCGGCGTTGTTGCGAGCCTGCTTGCATCAGTCGCACACGCAGCACCGCTCACAAAAGCGGAAGAAGGCGCAGCCATCGCGGCTCACAAGGAAAAGTGCTACGGCGTCGCACTGAAGGGGCAGAACGATTGCGCCGCCGGCCCCGGCACGACGTGCCAGGGAACCTCAGCAATGGACTTCCAGGGCAACTCGTGGAAGTTCGTTCAAGGCGGCACCTGCACGAGTATCGAAGTGCCGGGCGGTGGCCATGGCTCGCTCACGCCGCTAAAGTCCTGA
- a CDS encoding DUF1109 domain-containing protein, whose translation MRTDDLVGLLSTGITPVRRGTAARRFGISLPIAMLGATALMAAVFGVRPDLAVVVKTPIFWEKLALPLCLAIGALIATVRLARPGTKVKAAWPIMATPVLVVWIAAITIVVTAAPEERLPAILGHSWRSCPFNILLLAIPGFIAVFWAGKGLAPTRLRLAGAASGLLASSIATVAYCFHCPEMSPAFWSVWYMAGMLLPAALGAVLGPTLLRW comes from the coding sequence ATGAGAACAGATGATCTTGTCGGATTGCTCTCGACCGGCATAACACCTGTGCGAAGAGGCACCGCAGCCCGTCGTTTCGGCATCTCACTGCCTATCGCCATGCTTGGCGCAACGGCGTTGATGGCTGCTGTGTTTGGCGTTCGCCCCGATCTGGCGGTCGTCGTCAAAACCCCGATCTTCTGGGAGAAGCTCGCGTTGCCGCTATGCCTCGCAATTGGTGCCCTGATTGCGACCGTTCGGCTGGCGCGCCCCGGTACCAAGGTTAAAGCCGCGTGGCCCATCATGGCGACACCGGTGCTAGTCGTCTGGATCGCTGCAATAACGATCGTCGTCACCGCGGCGCCGGAAGAGCGGCTGCCTGCGATACTCGGGCACTCGTGGCGGTCGTGTCCGTTCAATATTCTTCTGCTCGCCATTCCAGGCTTCATCGCCGTATTCTGGGCCGGCAAAGGTTTGGCACCCACGAGGCTCCGGCTTGCCGGCGCTGCCTCCGGACTGCTCGCGAGTTCGATCGCCACAGTCGCGTACTGCTTTCATTGCCCTGAGATGAGTCCAGCGTTCTGGAGCGTCTGGTATATGGCTGGTATGTTGCTCCCAGCCGCGCTCGGCGCGGTGCTTGGTCCCACACTCCTTCGTTGGTGA
- a CDS encoding DUF1109 domain-containing protein has translation MRTSDLILRLTNNLTPVESNFASKRLNRALSVGMASSAALLVVLYGIRSDMPALILTTMFWVRLAFPVTTLIAAMNLAGRLGRPGAPVRLAWLAVTLPFIIMLLAATFVVFATPPGYRLQLMLGTTWRVTTANIVLLSLPSLAAVMHALKGLAPIRPMLSGTGAGLLAGAQGLLVYSLYCSEMSVPFWGVWYVLGVSITAAIGALIGPLYLRW, from the coding sequence ATGAGAACTTCAGATCTGATATTAAGGCTAACTAACAACCTGACACCGGTTGAATCGAATTTTGCTTCGAAGCGGCTCAATCGCGCGCTTAGTGTTGGCATGGCCAGCAGCGCGGCTTTGCTGGTAGTACTTTACGGCATCCGCAGCGACATGCCGGCATTGATATTGACGACGATGTTCTGGGTGCGACTTGCGTTTCCGGTAACGACACTCATCGCTGCGATGAACCTCGCCGGACGGCTTGGACGGCCCGGTGCACCCGTCAGGCTGGCATGGTTAGCGGTGACACTGCCATTCATTATCATGTTGCTCGCTGCCACGTTCGTCGTATTCGCGACCCCGCCAGGTTATCGCCTGCAACTGATGTTAGGTACAACATGGCGAGTCACCACGGCGAATATTGTTCTGCTCTCTCTACCATCGCTTGCCGCAGTGATGCACGCCTTGAAGGGACTCGCTCCCATCCGCCCGATGTTGTCAGGTACAGGCGCCGGGCTGCTCGCTGGCGCGCAAGGACTGCTCGTATATTCGCTTTACTGTTCAGAGATGTCGGTACCGTTCTGGGGTGTCTGGTACGTATTGGGCGTCAGCATCACCGCCGCTATCGGTGCGCTGATTGGTCCGCTCTATTTGAGGTGGTAG
- a CDS encoding HvfC/BufC N-terminal domain-containing protein, whose protein sequence is MQAEHLSGGHAAAFAPGLTDPSITAPEDVTAAPGKGVVKRYNVYRNNVTVSLIEALAAVYPAIQRITGADFFRAMARFHLRATPPTSPLLFEYGRDFPAFIDSYEYAREMPWLADIACIERAWLDAYHAADLPVLAAEALAGIEPASLAEVRFTPHPATRVVRSRYPAVAIFAMNRNDGPVRPLRSSEAEDALVTRPEREVLVSRLPAGGAAFLTRLLEGASLGEAVAAAFQEAPSFDIHGNLEGMLSAGAFTGIRHGD, encoded by the coding sequence ATGCAGGCTGAACATCTTTCGGGCGGCCACGCCGCCGCGTTTGCACCGGGTTTGACGGACCCATCGATCACCGCGCCAGAAGACGTCACCGCCGCGCCGGGCAAGGGTGTGGTCAAGCGCTACAACGTTTATCGCAACAACGTCACGGTCAGCCTCATCGAGGCGCTGGCGGCGGTCTATCCCGCTATCCAGCGCATCACCGGCGCCGACTTCTTCAGGGCGATGGCCCGTTTCCATCTCCGCGCGACGCCTCCCACTTCGCCGCTGCTGTTCGAGTACGGACGGGACTTTCCCGCGTTCATTGATTCCTACGAATATGCGCGCGAGATGCCCTGGCTTGCGGATATCGCGTGCATCGAGCGGGCTTGGCTGGATGCGTATCACGCAGCCGACCTGCCTGTGCTCGCTGCCGAGGCGCTAGCCGGGATCGAACCGGCGTCCCTCGCTGAAGTCCGTTTCACGCCGCACCCCGCCACGCGAGTGGTTCGATCACGCTATCCCGCCGTGGCCATCTTTGCGATGAACCGGAACGACGGCCCCGTTAGGCCGCTGCGCTCAAGCGAAGCGGAGGACGCACTCGTGACGCGGCCCGAACGTGAGGTGCTGGTATCGCGCCTGCCGGCTGGCGGTGCGGCCTTCCTGACGCGTCTCCTCGAAGGCGCGTCACTGGGCGAAGCGGTCGCGGCGGCGTTTCAGGAGGCGCCCTCCTTCGACATCCACGGCAACCTGGAAGGGATGCTTTCAGCCGGCGCATTCACCGGCATCCGGCACGGAGATTGA